The following coding sequences lie in one Prochlorococcus marinus XMU1411 genomic window:
- a CDS encoding alpha/beta hydrolase: protein MKFSKFLIVKIFFILISSQFLFNVSEAKAAEEIKIVYNIFSRTIKVNSLKTFAEDGNSTKNLKRILKATGSPDKEIRSVLNKEFEIPITVASKLVYSEIGNVFLTRLSSIIHPTRADDARTGMLALRSSVIKGIDLGKGKINLIRFFEGYPTKTVILDVNALSKVMNKVESITELLEFFTNSPLEKIKTN, encoded by the coding sequence AATAGTAAAAATATTTTTTATTCTTATTAGTTCTCAATTTCTTTTCAATGTTTCAGAAGCTAAAGCGGCTGAAGAAATTAAAATTGTATACAATATATTTTCCCGAACTATTAAAGTAAATTCATTAAAAACATTTGCTGAAGACGGTAATTCAACGAAAAATTTGAAAAGAATTTTAAAAGCAACTGGGTCTCCTGATAAAGAAATCAGATCAGTATTAAATAAAGAGTTTGAGATCCCAATTACAGTTGCAAGCAAATTAGTATATTCAGAAATAGGGAATGTTTTTTTAACAAGACTTTCATCAATCATTCATCCAACCAGAGCAGATGATGCAAGAACAGGTATGTTAGCTCTTAGATCAAGCGTAATAAAAGGTATTGACTTAGGAAAAGGAAAAATAAATCTGATAAGGTTTTTTGAAGGGTATCCAACTAAAACTGTAATTTTAGATGTCAACGCTTTGAGCAAAGTTATGAATAAAGTAGAATCTATTACAGAATTATTAGAATTTTTCACAAATTCTCCTCTAGAAAAAATTAAAACAAATTAA
- the thrC gene encoding threonine synthase yields the protein MMLLNKIKNKLRINYTKKRWPGLIEAYKQYLPVTKKTPIISLNEGNTPLILSESISKLIGNKTRVFLKYDGLNPTGSFKDRGMTMAISKAKEEGREAVICASTGNTSAAAAAYASRGGLKPYVLIPEGYVAQGKLAQALMYGAEIISINGNFDKALEIVRDLSSEHPVELVNSVNPYRIQGQKTAAFEIVDDLGFAPDWLCIPMGNAGNITAYWMGFKEYSKIKRNLKLPTMMGFQSEGSAPLVQNIIVKNPETIATAIRIGNPVNREKAKIVKKESKGDFQSVTDNEIINAYKILAKEGVFCEPASAASVAGLIKNKNRIQKESTIVCVLTGNGLKDPDCAIKNNDAVFRKNIEPSLQNITKILGY from the coding sequence ATTATGTTATTAAATAAAATCAAAAATAAATTACGTATTAACTACACAAAAAAAAGATGGCCAGGCTTAATTGAAGCATATAAACAATATCTTCCAGTCACAAAGAAAACACCCATAATTTCTTTAAACGAGGGTAATACTCCATTAATTCTCAGTGAATCAATAAGCAAATTAATTGGAAATAAAACAAGAGTTTTTTTAAAATATGATGGTCTTAATCCCACAGGATCTTTTAAAGACCGTGGTATGACTATGGCAATTAGCAAAGCAAAAGAAGAAGGACGTGAAGCCGTCATTTGTGCAAGTACTGGAAACACTTCTGCCGCTGCTGCTGCATATGCTTCTAGAGGAGGATTAAAACCTTATGTTTTAATACCAGAAGGATATGTTGCACAAGGAAAACTTGCGCAAGCTTTAATGTACGGAGCCGAGATAATATCTATTAATGGAAATTTTGATAAAGCTCTTGAAATTGTAAGAGATTTATCATCAGAACATCCTGTAGAACTTGTTAATTCTGTTAATCCATATCGAATACAAGGGCAAAAAACAGCAGCTTTTGAAATAGTTGATGACTTAGGTTTTGCACCTGATTGGCTTTGTATTCCTATGGGCAATGCTGGAAATATAACTGCTTATTGGATGGGATTTAAAGAATATTCAAAAATAAAAAGAAATTTAAAACTACCTACAATGATGGGTTTTCAATCAGAAGGTTCTGCTCCGTTAGTTCAAAATATAATAGTTAAAAATCCTGAAACAATTGCTACAGCAATAAGAATTGGTAATCCTGTAAATAGAGAAAAAGCAAAAATAGTAAAAAAAGAAAGTAAAGGAGACTTTCAGTCAGTTACAGATAATGAAATAATAAATGCTTATAAAATTCTGGCCAAAGAAGGTGTTTTTTGTGAACCTGCAAGCGCAGCATCAGTTGCTGGGCTAATTAAAAATAAAAATAGAATTCAGAAAGAGTCGACTATTGTCTGTGTTCTCACTGGAAATGGCTTAAAAGACCCCGATTGCGCTATTAAAAATAATGATGCTGTTTTTAGAAAAAATATTGAACCTTCCTTACAAAATATTACCAAAATTTTAGGATATTAA